One Mycolicibacterium sp. TUM20985 genomic window, CCGTCGGTGTTGCTCACGTCGCGAGACGGAGCCTCGGCGTCATCGCGCAGGCCCGTCGGGCCGTTCACCGCGGGCATGCCCGCCACGCTGAAGGGGTCGGCGAACACCGAGACCGGCGTGCCCTGCAACGTCGTCGCGCACGACGTCAGGAGCAGGGTGGTGCCGACCAGACCCAACACGCTGCCCGCGAGGTGCCGTCGCTTCATCGCCGCCCTTTCGTCTCCGTCCGGCCGGGACGGCGCGCACGTCAATTTCAGCCAGGATAGTGACAGCGGAGCACCCCGATCCCAAGTTCGGCCGCCGACGCCGACGTGACCTGCGCCTCACGTCGTGCGCAAGCGCTCCAGCGCCTTGCGGACCTGCCCCGGATCGGTGGTCGCCCAGAACGGCGGCAGCGAGGCACGCAGGAAGCCCGCGTAACGGGCGGTGGCCATCCGCGAGTCGAGAACGGCGATGACACCGCGGTCGTCGACGTGGCGGAGCAGTCGTCCGGCGCCCTGGGCGAGGAGTAGCGCGGCGTGGCTGGCCGCGACCGCCATGAACCCGTTCCCGCCGTGCGCGGCGACCGCGCGCTGGCGTGCGGTGATGAGCGGGTCGTCGGGGCGGGGGAACGGAATTCGGTCGATCAGCACCAACGACAGCGACGGCCCCGGCACGTCGACGCCCTGCCACAGCGACAGCGTGCCGAAGAGTGACGTCTCGGCGTCCTCGGCGAAGCGGCGAACCAACGCCGAGGTGGTGTCCTCGCCCTGGCAGAGCACCGGTGTGTCGAGTCGGCCCCGCATCGCCTCGGCGGTGGCCTTCGCGGCGCGCATCGACGAGAAGAGCCCCAACGTCCGGCCCCCGGCCGCGGTGATGAGCCCCTCGATCTCGTCGAGTTGCTCGGCCGATCCGCTGCCGTCGCGTCCCGGCGGCGGCAGGTGGGCGGCGACGTAGAGGATGCCCGCCTTGGCGTGCGCGAAGGGGGAGCCGACGTCGATCCCCTTCCAGCCGGTCTTCGACTCGCCGTCCATCGCGAGCCCCCACGCCCGCGCCATCGCATCGAAGTTCCCGCCGATGGTCAGGGTCGCGGACGTGAGCACGACGGTGCCTTGCTCGAACAGCCTGTTGCGCAACAGATTCGCCACCGACAGCGGTGCCACCCGCAGGATTGCGCGTTTGCCCGATGCCCGTCCCTCCTCGTGGTCCAGCCACACCACGTCGGAACGGTCGGGGATGGCAGGCCCGTACGACGTCAGGATGCGCGAGGCGATATCGCTGACGTCGTTCAACGCCGTCACGGCCTCGTTGCGCGCGGCAGCGGCCTTGGGATCGGTGGGCGCGGTGTCGATCGCCGAGCGGACCTTGTCCGCGGCGTCCCTCAGCACGGTCAGGTAGGTCGACATCTCCTCGTCGAGGACGTCCTTGCGCCCGGGCTCGGCGTCGTAGAGGGCCGACGAGAAGGTGGCGGTCGCGGCCTCGAACCGTTGCGCGAGTTCGGGATCGACGAGCCGGGACGCGCGGCGCAGAGCGACGCCGAGCATGGTGGCCGACAACTCGCCGGTGGCCACACTGGTCACTCTGTCGACGAGTTCGTGGGCCTCGTCGACGACGAGAAGTTCATGCTCGGGCAGCACGTTGACCTCGGAGATGGCGTCGATGGCCAGCAGTGCATGGTTGGTGACGACGATGTCTGCCGAGCCGGCGGCACCCCGTGCCTTCTCGGCGAAGCAGTCGGTGCCGAAGGGGCAGCGCGCCGCGCCCATGCACTCCCTGGCCGAGACACTGACCTGGCTCCACGACCGGTCGGCGACGCCTGGCGTGACCTCGTCGCGGTCACCGGTCTCGGTGTCCGACGCCCATTCGGTCAGGCGCTTGACCTCGCGGCCCAGTGCCGTCGTGGCCACGGCATCGAACAGCTCATCCTGCGGCACGTCGTCGGCGGACTCGGCTGAACCATTGTGAATCTTGTTCAGGCACAGATAGTTTCCGCGTCCCTTGAGAAGTGCGAACTCGGGGCGGCGGGGTACCTCGCCGGTCAGGGCGTCGGCCAGTCGCGGCAGGTCGCGGTCGAACAACTGACGTTGCAGCGCGATGGTGGCGGTCGAGATGATCACCGGCTCGGCGCGTTCCATGGCCCGTTTGATGGCGGGCACCAGATAGGCCAGCGACTTCCCGGTCCCGGTGCCTGCCTGGACGGCGAGGTGCTCACCGGTCTCGAAGGCATGATCGACCGCCTCGGCCATCTCGATCTGACCGCTCCGCTCCGTACCGCCGAGGGCGGCAACGGCCGTGTCCAGCAGCTCTCTGACGCCGCCCGTGTCTCCTCCTCAGGCCTGGCGCGTGGCGTCGACCATGCGGGTGGGAATCGCGGGCTCGCCGCGGGAGAGCTTCAACCCGTCCCACGGGAGGCTGTGCAGACTCGCCGCGACACGCTCGCGAGCCCGGGCGATGTCGAGGTCGGCGACCGTCTGCCCGCCGCGCACGAGCGGCTGGGCCAGCTCGGTGGCGACCAGTCCCCGGGGCGTCGCGGGGGGCTGGTCGGCCAGGTGCACGATCTCCTCGACGACGGTGCCGGTCGACTTGGCCAGCCGGTGGGCCTGCTTGCGGCCGCCGTGAGACTCCTTGTGGCTGCTGCGCTTCGCGACCGGAATGCCATCGACCTCGACGAGTTTGTAGACCATGCCCGCCGTCGGCGCGCCAGACCCCGTGACGAGGGACGTGCCGACCCCGTAGGAATCGACGGGTTCGGCGCGCAGGGCGGCGATGGCGAACTCGTCGAGATCGCTCGTCACGACGATGCGGGTGGCTGTGGCGCCCAACTCGTCGAGCTGGCTTCGGACCTGCCTGGCGAGCACGCCGAGATCGCCGGAGTCGATGCGGACGGCGCCCAACCCGGGACCCGCGACGGCGATGGCATTCGCCACGCCCGCACTGATGTCGTAGGTGTCGACGAGCAGGGTGGTGCCGACGCCGAGGGCGTTGACCTGCGCGCGGAACGCGGCCCGTTCGTCGGGCCCGTCGGGGGAGGCGTACAGCAGGGTGAATGCGTGGGCGCTGGTGCCCAACGCGGGAACGCCGTACCGCCGCTGCGCCTCGAGATTCGACGTACCCGTGAAGCCTGCGACGTACGCGGCGCGGGCGGCGGCGACGGCGGACATCTCGTGAGTGCGCCGCGACCCCATCTCGATGAGAGGCCGCCCCTCGGCCGCGCTGACCATGCGCGCAGCTGCCGAGGCGATCGCGCAGTCGTGATTGAAGATGGACAGCGCCAAGGTCTCCAACAGCACGCACTCGGCGAACGTGCCGTGCACCGACAGCACCGGGGAGCCGGGAAAGTACAGCTCACCCTCGGCGTAGCCGTCGACGTCGCCGGTGAACCGGTAATCGGCCAGATACGCCAAGGTGTCCGGGTCCAGGAAGTCCGCGAGCACCGCGAGCGCGGTGTCGTCGAAGGTGAACTGCGGCAACACTTCCAGGAACCGGCCCGTGCCGGCGACGATGCCGTATCGCCGACCGTCGGGGAGCCGGCGCGCGAAGATCTCGAACGTGGTCCGTCGGTGGGCGGTGCCGTCGCGAAGTGCGGCCGCCAGCATCGTCAGCTCGTACTTGTCGGTGAGCAGAGCCGTCGCCGCATGCACCTGATCGGTAGCCACAGCGCCAACCGTAGCCGTTCGGACCGTCGCCGAGGTCGGTGTCTATCCTGGGCGGCATGGTTACGCCGGCGCGAACCCAGCCAGGGACTCGCGAGGAACGCGTGGTGGATCCGGCGACGGACGAGCAGGAAGCCACCGACAGTCCGTGGGTGACGCTGGTCTGGGACGATCCCGTGAACCTGATGTCGTACGTGACGTACGTGTTCCAGAAGCTCTTCGGCTACAGCGAGCAGCACGCCAACAAGCTGATGCTCCAGGTGCACGAGGAAGGCAAGGCCGTGGTCTCGTCGGGCAGCCGCGAATCCATGGAGGTCGACGTGACCAAACTGCACGCAGCGGGGCTCTGGGCCACGATGCAGCAGGATCGCTGAGCTCCGGGAGTACATGGCGTGCGCAAGTGGAAGCGTGTTGAGACGGCTCAGGGTGTGCGTTTTCGGTCGACCCTCGCCGCCCACGAGGCGACGTTGCTGCAGAGCCTGGTCAACTCGTTGATGGACATGCTGGTCGATCGCGAGAGCTCTTCGCCCACAGATGAACTCGAAGAGTTGACGGGTATGCGGACCGGTCATTCGCAGCCGCCCGACGATGACACGATGTTGCGCCTGCTGCCCGACTTCTTCCGGCCGCAGCATGACCACCCCGCCGGTTCCCGTACCGCCGAGAGTCTCAACAGTGCGCTGCGCAGTCTGCACGAACCGGAGATCATCGACGCGAAAAGACATGCCGGACAACGACTGTTGGCCACGCTACCCCTGGCCGGCGGCAGGTTCGAGATCACCGAGGACGACGCGCACTGCTGGACCGCCTGCGTCAACGACATCCGGCTCGCACTCGGCACGATGCTCGAGATTGGCCCCGAGGGTCCGGACCACCTGCCCGCCGAACATCCGATGGCCGGGCATCTCGACGTATACCAATGGCTGACCGTGCTGCAGGAGTACCTGGTTCTCGGGCTGATGGGCAAGCGCTGATGCGCGATTTCGGCGCGCAAACGGTCGCTGAGCGAACGAAAGCGCGCCGAAATCGCGGGGGCGGGCGGACGTGACGGGCTCGATCACCGACGTGTCGGGCATCCTCGTCGGGAACCATCACCGGTTGGACGCCGATGCGACGCTGGGCACCGGCTGGGCGTGCGGCACCACGGTCGTCCTCACCCCGCCGGGCACCACCGGTGCGGTCGACGTGCGCGGCGGCGCGCCCGGCACCAGGGAGACCGACCTGCTCGATCCGGCCAACAGCGTCCGCTACGTCGACGCCGTCGTCCTGACGGGCGGCAGCGCGTACGGACTCGCCGCGGCCGACGGTGTCATGCAATGGCTCGAGCAGCACGACCGCGGCGTGGTGATGGATGGCGGCCTCGTCCCGATCGTGCCCGCCGCGGTCATCTTCGACCTTCCGGTCGGCGGCTGGCAGTGCCGCCCGACCGCGGAGTTTGGGTTCGCTGCCGCAGAGGCGGCGGGGGTCGAGGTGCCGGTCGGCAACGTCGGCGCGGGCGTCGGTGCGCGCGCCGGAGTCCTCAAGGGCGGCCTGGGCACGGCATCGGTGACCCTCGACGAACTCGGGGTGACCGTCGGCGCGATCGTGGCGGTGAACTCCGCGGGCAACGTCGTCGATCCGCAGACCGGACTGCCGTGGATGGCCGACCTCATCGCGGCGCTAGGGCTGACGGCACCGCCCGCCGACGAGATTGCCGCCTACGCCGCACGCGACGCTGACGAGTCGCCGCTGAACACCACCATCGCCGTCATCGCCACCGATGCCGCGCTCAGCAAGGCCGCCTGCAAGCGGGTGGCCGTGGCCGCCCAGGACGGCCTGGCGCGCACCATGCGGCCCGCGCACACGCCGTTGGACGGTGACACCGTGTTCGTGCTCTCGACCGGCGCCGTGGAGATCGTGCCGACGGGCAAGGGGGTCACCCCGGCGGCGATGTCCCCCGAGACCAAGTTGACGACGATCGTCGGGGCGGCCGCCGCCGACTGTCTGGCGCGTGCGGTGATGGTCGGCGCGCTGGCCGCCGAGACGGTGGCTGGAATACCCACCTACCGCAGCATGTTGCCCGGAGCGTTCGCAAACGTGCGGGCGACGGGGCAATACCGGGAAGGGCCGTCTTGACGTGCTGACGATTCGACGCGAGTTGGTGGAGGCCATGGTGGCCCATGCGCGCGCCGATCACCCCGACGAGGCGTGTGGAGTGATTGCCGGGCCAGAGGGGACCGCGCGGCCGGAGCGCTTCATCGCGATGGACAACGCCGAGCGGTCCCCGACGTTCTACCGCTTCGACTCGGGTGAACAGCTCAAGGTGTGGCGCGCGATGGACGACGCCGACGAGGTACCCGTCGTCATCTACCACTCCCACACCGCGACCGAGGCCTACCCCAGCCGGACCGACGTGAGCTACGCCTCCGAACCCGACGCGCACTACGTCCTCGTCTCGACGCGCGACCCCGACGAGCACGAGCTGCGCAGCTACCGCATCGTCGACGGCGTCGTCACCGAGGAACCCGTCACCATCGTCGAGCAATACCAGAAGATCTGAAGGAGACCGTCACATGTCCGTTTCTGTGTCCATCCCGACCATCCTGCGCACCCACACCGGCGGCGAGAAGCGTGTCACCGCCACCGGTGACACGCTTCAGGCCGTCATCACAGACCTCGAAGCCAACTATTCGGGCATCACCGAACGCATCGTCGACGGCGACAAGTTGCACCGATTCGTCAACGTCTACGTCAACGACGAAGACGTCCGGTTCTCCGGTGGGCTGGCGACGGAGATCGCCGACGGCGACTCGGTGACGATCCTGCCCGCCGTAGCTGGCGGGTGAGTGAGAGGTACGCATGCGTTACGACACGCTGCTCGAGGCGCTCGGCAACACACCGCTGGTGGGGTTGCAGAAGCTCTCGCCGCAGTGGCACGACGAACCGGACAGCCCCCATGTGCGCTTGTGGGCCAAGCTCGAAGATCGCAACCCGACGGGCTCCATCAAGGACCGCCCGGCCCTGCGGATGATCGAGCAGGCCGAGCGCGATGGGCTGTTGACCCCGGGGGCGACGATCATGGAGCCGACGAGCGGCAACACCGGCATCTCGATGGCCATGGCCGCGCTCATCAAGGGCTACCGCATGATCTGCGTGATGCCGGAGAACACGTCGATCGAGCGGCGCCAGCTGCTCGAGCTGTACGGCGCGAAGATCATCTACTCACCTGCGGAGGGCGGTTCGAACACCGCGGTCGCGATGGCCAAGGAACTCGCCGCCGAACACCCCGAGTGGGTCATGCTCTACCAGTACGGCAACCCGGCCAACGCGGCGGCGCACTACGAGGAGACCGGGCCGGAGATCTTCGCCGATCTCCCGGAGATCACGCACTTCGTCGCGGGGCTGGGTACGACGGGCACGCTGATGGGCACCGGGCGCTACCTGCGCGAGAAGGCGCCGGGCGTGCAGATCGTGGCGGCCGAACCGCGCTACGGCGAAGGCGTGTACGCGCTCCGCAACATCGACGAGGGCTTCGTGCCCGAGCTGTACGACCCCGACGTGCTGACGACCCGCTTCTCGGTCGGCTCGTTCGACTCCGTCAGGCGCACCCGCGAGCTGGTCCAGGTCGAGGGCATCTTCGCGGGCATCTCGACGGGGGCGATCCTGCACGCCGCGCTGGGCATGGCGACCAAGGCGCGCAAGGCCGGCGAGCGTGCAGACATCGCGTTCATCGTGTGCGACGCCGGGTGGAAGTATCTGTCGACCGGCGCCTACGCCGGTAGCCTGGACGATGCGGAGGACGCATTGGAAGGGCAGCTATGGGCATGAGTGGACTTACGCCGGCCGTCGCCGAGAAGAAGCGGCCGGGCTGGATGGTCGGCGGCGTCACGATCGTCAGCTTCGTCGCCCTGCTCTACGTCATCGAGGCCGTCGATCAGGTGTCGGGAAGTCGACTGGAGGAGGACGGCATCCGGCCGCTCGAGGTGGACGGGCTGTGGGGCGTCCTCTGGGCGCCGCTGTTGCACGCGAACTGGGCCCATCTGGTCGCGAACACGGTCCCGGCGTTGGTGCTCGGCTTCCTGGTGTCACTGGCCGGCATGTCTCGGTTCATCTACGCCACCGTGATCGTCTGGATCCTCGGTGGGCTCGGGACGTGGCTGATCGGGAACCTCGGTGCTCCCTACGGTGTGGAGACCAACCACATCGGCGCCTCCGGGTTGATCTTCGGCTGGCTGACGTTCCTGATCGTCTTCGGGTTCTTCACCCGCCACGCGTGGCAGATCATCGTCGGGATCATCGTGTTCCTCGTGTACGGCGGCATCCTCTGGGGTGCACTCCCCGGCACGTTCGGGGTGTCCTGGCAGGGGCATCTGTGCGGCGGGATCGCCGGCGTCGTCGCCGCCTATCTGCTCTCGGGACCGGAGCGCAAGGCCAGGGCCACGCGCACGACCGGACCTGCCCAGCAGCTGTCGATCTGACCCCTTGCTGAATTGAGGCGTTCGCCACACCGGCCCGCGCGGGGGCCTCTGCATCGCGATCGCCCCGTCGCAGGTCACGCGTCACGATGGCGTCAGATCATGACACTCGGTGCGCAATGCGGTGATGTTTTCGTCACACGCTCATCGGGCATGGCAAGCTAATGGGCGTGCGAATCACCGTACTGGGCTGTTCCGGTAGCGTCACCGGGCCGGATTCGCCTGCTTCGGGCTATCTGGTGACGGCGCCGCACACGCCCCCGCTGGTCGTCGACTTCGGCGGCGGCGTGCTGGGCGCGCTGCAGCGTCACGCCGACCCGGGCACCGTCAGCGTTCTCCTCTCGCACCTGCACGCCGACCACTGCCTGGACCTTCCCGGCCTCTTCGTCTGGCGCCGCTACCACCCGTCGCCTCCCGAGGGTCGTGCGCTGATGTACGGCCCGGCCGATACGTGGTCGCGGCTGGGGGCGGCGTCCTCACCCGAGGGCGGCGAGATCGATGACTTCTCCGACATCTTCGACATCCATCAGTGGGTGGACAACGAAGAGGTTCAGATCGGCGAGCTCACCGTCTTGCCGCGGCTGGTGTGCCACCCCACGGAGTCCTACGGCATGCGCTTCACCGATCCGTCGGGCGCGACGCTGGTCTACAGCGGCGACACCGGGTACTGCCCCCAGCTGATCGAGCTCGCCCGCGATGCTGACGTCTTCCTCTGCGAGGCGTCGTGGACCGATTCCCCCGACCGGCCTCCGCGACTGCACCTCTCCGGTGCCGAAGCCGGACGTACCGCGGCCAAGGCCGGTGTGCGCGAACTGCTGCTGACGCACATCCCGCCGTGGACCTCGCGTGAGGACGTCATCAGCGAGGCGAAGGCCGAGTTCGACGGACCGGTGCACGCCGTGGTGTGCAACGAGACCTTCGAGGTCGTCGCGCACTAGTCGTCGTTTAGGGTTGGCCGGTGTCCAGACGAGAAGACGGACGACTCGACGACGAGTTGCGACCGGTAGTCATCACCCGTGGTTTCACCAAGCATCCGGCCGGATCGGTGCTCGTCGAGTTCGGTCAGACCAGGGTCATGTGCACGGCCAGCGTCACCGAGGGCGTGCCGCGCTGGCGCAAGGGCTCGGGCCAGGGCTGGCTGACCGCGGAGTACGCCATGCTGCCCGCCGCCACCCATACCCGTTCGGACCGTGAATCGGTCAGGGGCAAGGTCGGCGGTCGGACCCAGGAGATCAGCCGCCTCGTCGGGCGGTCGCTGCGGGCGTGCATCGACCTCGGTGCACTCGGCGAGAACACGATCGCCATCGACTGCGACGTCCTCCAGGCCGACGGCGGCACCCGCACCGCGGCGATCACCGGTGCTTACGTGGCGCTCGCGGATGCAGTGACCTATCTTTCGGCGGCCGGGCGGCTGTCGGACCCGCGGCCGCTGTCGTGTGCCATCGCCGCGGTATCCGTCGGCGTGGTGGACGGGCGCGTGCGCACCGACCTGCCGTACGAGGAGGATTCGCGCGCCGAGGTCGACATGAACGTGGTGGCCACCGACACCGGAACGTTGGTCGAGATTCAGGGCACCGGCGAGGGCGCGACGTTCCCGCGGTCGACGCTGGACAAGATGCTCGACGCGGCCCTTGCCGCGTGCGAGCAGCTGTTCGTCGTGCAGCGTGAGGCACTCGAGCTGCCGTACCCCGGTGAGCTCCCGGAGCCGACGTCCCCTAGCAAGAAGGCATTCGGAATCTGACCGAATTGCTGGTCGCCAGCCGCAACCCCAAGAAGCTGGCCGAACTCCGCCGCGTGCTCGACGGCGCAGGCGTGACCGGTTTGCAACTGCTGTCATTGGCCGACGTCGCTCCGTTCGACGAGGCTCCCGAGACGGGCGCGACGTTCGAGGCGAACGCGTTGGCCAAGGCGCGCGACGCGTTCACCGCATCCGGACTCCCGGCCGTTGCCGACGACTCCGGGCTCTCGGTGGACGCACTGAACGGGATGCCCGGCGTGCTGTCGGCCCGGTGGGCGGGCGCGCACGGTGACGACGGGGCGAACCTTCGATTGCTCCTCGGTCAACTGGGGGACGTACCCGATGACCGTCGCGGCGCGGCGTTCGTGTCGGCCTGCGCGCTGGTGTCTGCCGCGGGGGAGACCGTGGTGCGGGGGGAGTGGACCGGCAGCATCGCGAGAGCGCCGCGCGGTGACGGCGGGTTCGGCTACGACCCGATCTTCGTGCCGGACGGTTCGAATCGTTCGGCTGCCGAGCTGAGCCCGGCCGAGAAGGACGCGGCGTCGCATCGAGGCCGCGCGCTCGCACTGTTGCTCCCGGCGTTGCGTGCCCTGGTCTGACGGTCCTCGCGGCGGAAGTTTTGCCTAGCGCAACTAACGTGTAGCGTTCGGCCACGTGGGTCGACGCGCCTCTGGGCCTGAATCGCAGTCCTCGGCGACGGCGCATCCCGGCATCCTGGTCGCCGTGTTGTCCGCGGCTGGCATCAGCGTGTCGCTGATGCAGACGTTGATCATTCCACTGATTCCCGAACTACCGAAATTGTTGAACGCCAACCCGTCCGATGCGTCATGGGCGATCACGGCGACGTTGTTGACGGCCGCCGTGGCGACTCCGGTCTTCGGCAGGCTCGGCGACATGTACGGCCCCAAGCGGATCCTGACCGCCTGCGCGCTGATCCTCACCGCCGGGTCGCTCATCGCGGCGCTGACCAGTTCCCTGCTGCCGTTCATCGTCGGACGTGGCCTTCAGGGTTTCGGCATGCCGATCATCCCGCTGGGCATCAGTGTGCTGCGTGCCTGTGTACCCGCCGAGAGGGTCGGGGCCGCAATGGGATTGATGAGCGCATCGCTGGGAGTCGGCGGCGCGCTCGGGTTGCCGCTGTCCGCGGTGATCGCACAGCAATTCGACTGGCACGTCCTGTTCTGGTTCGCCGCGGCCCTCGGAGTCACGTCGTCGCTGCTGTTCTTCTTCCTGGTGCCCGGCGTGGCCGCCGTGTCCGCGGACCGGCTCGACGTCCCCGGCGTGATCGGCCTCGCCGCCGGCCTGGTGACGCTGCTGCTCGGCATCACCAAGGGACAGACCTGGGGCTGGACCAGTCCGACCACACTGGCCATGTTCGGCGCGTCGGCCGTGGTGTTCGCACTGTTCGGCTTCTGGCAGCTGCGGTCGGCGTCGCCGATCGTCGACCTGCGCACCACCGCTCGGCGGCCGGTGCTCACCACCAACCTGGCGTCGATCGGCATCGGCTTCTCCATGTTCGCGATGTCGCTCATCGGACCGCAGATCCTGGAGCTACCCGCCGAGACGGGGTACGGCCTGGGACAGTCGATGCTCCACACCGGTTTGTGGCTTGCGCCAGGCGGATTGGCGATGATGCTGGCAGCGCCGATCGCGGCGAGGATCGCGGGCCGTCGTGGTCCCCGGTTCACCCTCGTAGTTGGGGGCGCCATCATCTGCGTCGCATACCTGGCCGGGCTGTGGATGATCGGCAGCGCGCCGCTGATGCTGGTCTTCAACGTGGCGGTGAGCGTCGGTGTCGGCTTCGCGTTCGCGTCGATGCCCGCGCTGATCAACGCGTCCGTACCCGTGTCGGAGACGGCGGCCGCCAACGGGATCAACTCCCTGGCGCGATCGCTTGGCACGTCCATCTCCAGTGCGGTGATGGCCGCCATCCTGGCGGGGTTGACGATGTCCTTCGCGGGCGGCGAGCTACCGACGTTGACGGCGTTCCGGATCGCCGTGCTGGTCGCTGCGGCTGCCGCGGGCGTGGCCGTGGTGTTCGCGCTGCTGATTCCCACCGCCGGTGCCGAGCCGGGGCGCGACCGCCTCTACGAGCAGCGGGCGGCCGTCGACGTCTGACGGACCGCTGACTCAGAGGTCGTAGGCGGCCTTGATCTGCTTGGTCTGAAAGTGCTCGACGATGATGCCGAGAAACGGGATGGTGCCGGCGAGCAACACGCCGATGGTCTTGCCAATGGGCCAGCGCACCTTCACCGCAAGGTTGGCGGCGGACAGCAGGTAGACGAAGTACACCCAGCCGTGCACGACGCCGATCCAGCTCGGCGGATCGTCGACCTTGACGATGTACTTCAGCACCATCTCGTAGCAGAGCGCGATCAGCCACAGGCCCGTCGTCCAGGCCAGCACGCGGTAGGCGGTCAACGCCTTGCGGACGACGTCCTTCGGAGTCGTCGGCGACGGGTTGTCGGCTTCCGGTGCGTCGCTGGGGGCTTCGGGGTCCGGGCTGCTCATCTCGTCGTCCTGTCGTCGGTGTCGGGGCGGCAATCGGCCTTGGCGAGCTCGGCCAAGTAGGCGTTGTACTCGGTGAGTGTCGGGTCGGCGTCGAGTGAGGTGTCGGCCTTCGGCCGCTCGGGCAGCAGACCGTCGGGGATCTCGGTCGGCTGGTTCTGGTCTGGCTTCGGCGGCGGCGCCTCTTCGTAGCGGACGAATTTGTAGTACGCGTAGAAGCAGAAGCCGGCGAACATCGGCCACTGCAGGGCGTAGCCGAGGTTCTGGAAGGACCCCGATGCGGACTCGTACCGTGTCCACTGCCACCAGCCCAGGGCCAGGCAGCCCGCGGCGCCGATGACGACCAACGCGATGAGCGCCGGCCTCCTACGGCGTGTAGTGGACATTCGTCCACGGTACCGCGATGGCCTTGGGTCCGATGAACTCGTCGAGCCTCGCGGTGTCGGCCTTGCGGCTGCCTTCCTGTCGGGAAGGTACGACTCAGCACCGACAGGGTTTCGAAACGGGGAAGCGGGTACGATCTCTCGCATTGCGGGCGTGGCGAAATTGGCGATACGCGCGGGCTTTAGGTGCCCGTGTTCGAAAGAACGTGTGGGTTCGAGTCCCACCGCCCGCACGAGTAAGAGCGTCGGTCAGTACCCCAGGAGCTTGCGAAACCGTTGGCCGACCGCCATCGACTGGCCCATCCTGACCACCCAGCCATCGAGGGCAGCCTGCGTGTCCGCCGGATCCCACCCGCGCTCCTCGCCCAGCCTCACCATGCCGGCCATGTCGGTGATGCCCTTGGCTTGGGCGTCGCGAGCGAGGCCGGCGTAATCCTCGAGCGAGATGCCGTTGATCGGCGCCCAGATCGGGTCGTCCGATGCCACCGACCGGGTCGACGGCCCGCCCAGGATGGCCGGGTCGACCAAACCCGCGCCCTT contains:
- a CDS encoding ATP-dependent DNA helicase; translated protein: MAEAVDHAFETGEHLAVQAGTGTGKSLAYLVPAIKRAMERAEPVIISTATIALQRQLFDRDLPRLADALTGEVPRRPEFALLKGRGNYLCLNKIHNGSAESADDVPQDELFDAVATTALGREVKRLTEWASDTETGDRDEVTPGVADRSWSQVSVSARECMGAARCPFGTDCFAEKARGAAGSADIVVTNHALLAIDAISEVNVLPEHELLVVDEAHELVDRVTSVATGELSATMLGVALRRASRLVDPELAQRFEAATATFSSALYDAEPGRKDVLDEEMSTYLTVLRDAADKVRSAIDTAPTDPKAAAARNEAVTALNDVSDIASRILTSYGPAIPDRSDVVWLDHEEGRASGKRAILRVAPLSVANLLRNRLFEQGTVVLTSATLTIGGNFDAMARAWGLAMDGESKTGWKGIDVGSPFAHAKAGILYVAAHLPPPGRDGSGSAEQLDEIEGLITAAGGRTLGLFSSMRAAKATAEAMRGRLDTPVLCQGEDTTSALVRRFAEDAETSLFGTLSLWQGVDVPGPSLSLVLIDRIPFPRPDDPLITARQRAVAAHGGNGFMAVAASHAALLLAQGAGRLLRHVDDRGVIAVLDSRMATARYAGFLRASLPPFWATTDPGQVRKALERLRTT
- a CDS encoding nicotinate phosphoribosyltransferase gives rise to the protein MLAAALRDGTAHRRTTFEIFARRLPDGRRYGIVAGTGRFLEVLPQFTFDDTALAVLADFLDPDTLAYLADYRFTGDVDGYAEGELYFPGSPVLSVHGTFAECVLLETLALSIFNHDCAIASAAARMVSAAEGRPLIEMGSRRTHEMSAVAAARAAYVAGFTGTSNLEAQRRYGVPALGTSAHAFTLLYASPDGPDERAAFRAQVNALGVGTTLLVDTYDISAGVANAIAVAGPGLGAVRIDSGDLGVLARQVRSQLDELGATATRIVVTSDLDEFAIAALRAEPVDSYGVGTSLVTGSGAPTAGMVYKLVEVDGIPVAKRSSHKESHGGRKQAHRLAKSTGTVVEEIVHLADQPPATPRGLVATELAQPLVRGGQTVADLDIARARERVAASLHSLPWDGLKLSRGEPAIPTRMVDATRQA
- the clpS gene encoding ATP-dependent Clp protease adapter ClpS, with amino-acid sequence MVTPARTQPGTREERVVDPATDEQEATDSPWVTLVWDDPVNLMSYVTYVFQKLFGYSEQHANKLMLQVHEEGKAVVSSGSRESMEVDVTKLHAAGLWATMQQDR
- the aosR gene encoding oxidative stress transcriptional regulator AosR yields the protein MRKWKRVETAQGVRFRSTLAAHEATLLQSLVNSLMDMLVDRESSSPTDELEELTGMRTGHSQPPDDDTMLRLLPDFFRPQHDHPAGSRTAESLNSALRSLHEPEIIDAKRHAGQRLLATLPLAGGRFEITEDDAHCWTACVNDIRLALGTMLEIGPEGPDHLPAEHPMAGHLDVYQWLTVLQEYLVLGLMGKR
- a CDS encoding P1 family peptidase, which produces MTGSITDVSGILVGNHHRLDADATLGTGWACGTTVVLTPPGTTGAVDVRGGAPGTRETDLLDPANSVRYVDAVVLTGGSAYGLAAADGVMQWLEQHDRGVVMDGGLVPIVPAAVIFDLPVGGWQCRPTAEFGFAAAEAAGVEVPVGNVGAGVGARAGVLKGGLGTASVTLDELGVTVGAIVAVNSAGNVVDPQTGLPWMADLIAALGLTAPPADEIAAYAARDADESPLNTTIAVIATDAALSKAACKRVAVAAQDGLARTMRPAHTPLDGDTVFVLSTGAVEIVPTGKGVTPAAMSPETKLTTIVGAAAADCLARAVMVGALAAETVAGIPTYRSMLPGAFANVRATGQYREGPS
- a CDS encoding M67 family metallopeptidase, whose amino-acid sequence is MLTIRRELVEAMVAHARADHPDEACGVIAGPEGTARPERFIAMDNAERSPTFYRFDSGEQLKVWRAMDDADEVPVVIYHSHTATEAYPSRTDVSYASEPDAHYVLVSTRDPDEHELRSYRIVDGVVTEEPVTIVEQYQKI
- a CDS encoding MoaD/ThiS family protein, with translation MSVSVSIPTILRTHTGGEKRVTATGDTLQAVITDLEANYSGITERIVDGDKLHRFVNVYVNDEDVRFSGGLATEIADGDSVTILPAVAGG
- a CDS encoding PLP-dependent cysteine synthase family protein, with protein sequence MRYDTLLEALGNTPLVGLQKLSPQWHDEPDSPHVRLWAKLEDRNPTGSIKDRPALRMIEQAERDGLLTPGATIMEPTSGNTGISMAMAALIKGYRMICVMPENTSIERRQLLELYGAKIIYSPAEGGSNTAVAMAKELAAEHPEWVMLYQYGNPANAAAHYEETGPEIFADLPEITHFVAGLGTTGTLMGTGRYLREKAPGVQIVAAEPRYGEGVYALRNIDEGFVPELYDPDVLTTRFSVGSFDSVRRTRELVQVEGIFAGISTGAILHAALGMATKARKAGERADIAFIVCDAGWKYLSTGAYAGSLDDAEDALEGQLWA